In Rissa tridactyla isolate bRisTri1 chromosome 21, bRisTri1.patW.cur.20221130, whole genome shotgun sequence, the genomic window TTTCCAGGTTTCTTTtcaaaaaggagtaaaaaaaaaaaaaaaaactggaaaatgtgatTAGCGAGGGGAAGCTCTGGGCATGTGAAATGTAGCCTGGCTCAATTTGGGCTCCTGCCTTGGGCTGCTTTGATTTTCTGGCTGCTCCTGGTGCTCTCGGAGTCCTTACGAAGCAGCACCATGACCATGacagctctcctgctgctgctggaggaagccaCCAGCCCTCAGCTGCGGGGTGGGAATGCTCTGCAGCAGGACCGGGGCTCGCAGCTTGGCCCTTACctttattttccactttaaaatcAGACGGGAGGAGGTTGTCCTGCCGGTTCCCCAACACGAAGGCCaggaaggagaggatgagggCGTCGAGGATGCCGATGATGCAGAGGATGTACGCCCAGCGCACGGTGCAGGCGCCCAGCGTGTACTTGTCCGTCTTGTCCCCGCACATGCGCTTCACCTCCCTCGAGTCCCAGCCGTCAGGGTAGATCAGGCACCCGATCATCAGCCCGGTAGCTGCGGGGAGAGGGAGATGTTACAGCGGCCGCGAGGTACCTGCTGAGCCCAGAGTGCAGGTGGAGGAGCGTGGCATGGCCATGGCCAGGCCTGGCCACAAacagatagaatcacagaatggtttgtgttgggagggaccttaaagcccagccagtgccaccccctgccccgggcagggacacctcccaccagcccaggttgctcagagccccgtccaacctggccttgaacccctccagggatggggcagccacagcttctctgggcaacctgggccaggggctcaccgccctcacagcaaagaatttcttccccagatctcatctaaatctcccctctttcagtttagagtCATTCCCcttcgtcccatggctcccctccctgctccagagtccctccccagctttcctggagcccctttagggcctggaaggggctggaaggtcttcccggagccttctcttctccaggctgaacccccccagctctctcagcctgtccccacagcagaggggctccagccctcccggcatctccggggcctcctccggccccgctccaacagctccgtgtccttctgctgttggtgccccagcgctggaggcagcgctgcaggggtgtctcacagagcggagcagaggggcagaatccccccctcgccctgctgcccacgcttcttttgatgcggcccaggctgcggggggtttctgggctgccagcgcacgttgccggggcgagtggagcttctcctccaccaacacccccaagtccttctcctcagggctgctctccatcccttcatcccgcagcctggatttgtgcctgggattgccccgacccacgtgcaggaccttgcgcttggcctggttgaacctcaggaggttctcacagacccacctctccagcctgcccaggtccctctggatggcatcccttccctccagcgtgtcgaccgctccagacagcttggtgtcaccggcaaactggctgagggtgcactcagtcccaccgTCCGTGTCACCCACAAAGACGTTGAATGCCACCGGTCCTAGTTAGGACTTAACCAGGCTCAAAGGTGCCCCGCGGTTGCCCACCACACGTGGGCTCTGCTCTGTTGGcgctgctgcagccagggagggGCCGGGTTCAGCTGCCGCTCCCTGCCAAGGACAcgctgcagcagcatctcccaaCCCTGCGTTGCCCGGGCAACATCCTCCTGCCTCCGCGTGCATCCCGGCCTGCGTCGCTCCCgagaaacattttttccaaacaaaagcagGAGGGATTTGGTCTGTACCAAGGTGGGGAACCCCGTTAGTGCCTTGCGTGTGGCTGGGTTTCGGCTCGCGGTTTGCGAGGGTAGAGCTGCCGTCAGCAGCAGCTTGGCAGGCAGATTAATTCTGCTTGTTCAGCTGCCGCGGTTCCAGCCCAGCCGTGAGCCACCGGCTGCTCCCGACGCCCGGCCCTGGTGGCCACAGGGCCCTTGGCGCGTCACCTTGGTGGCTTTGCCTTGGGAGACCCAACAAACCCAGAGCGAGCTGCCGAAGGGCCGTCTTCTGCCAAGCGGCTCACCTCCCAAAATCtcacaagtgctttttttttcctcccaacacGGTCGGAGAAATCATTGTATTTGCTGGACAAGAGCGAGCGGGCGCCGGAGGGAGAAGAGCCGAGCTCCTCTGCAAGGCTTTGGGATGGGATTAATGGAAGCTCTTTGCATCCTCCGCCGTTATCTTGGTGCAGAGCATGGATAGAGCTGGTCCTTTACGTGTTTGGGTGCGGGTGTGAGAACATCCCGGGCTCCTTGTGCCAGAGACAGCCCCAGGGTGGGAGCTCCGGACGAGCGTCCGTTTGTCCCTGTCCTCTGGGGACAcccacagcctcctgctgcaCCCGGCGCCGGGGCCTTTTCTCCGTCACTGGATGCTCGGTAAAACCAGAAAACGCTTTTGGGGGGGTTCCCTCACCTTTTGCCGATGCTTTTTCTCCTCGGCTTGAGGAGAGCGGCAAGGCCCGCGAGCAGGTTCCTAGCTCTGCAGAGAGCATTTCTCTTCCTCGAGAAGCAGCTGATTTCGCCTTTATTTAATTACTCTTCCCTGCAGCTAACGAGAGGAGGAGCGCAGAGAAACGGGGGAAGGTGGAAAGAAATCACTTCTCTTGGGAAAATGCGCCCTGGCGCGGAGCAAAGCCCAGAAAACGGATCCTCTTTTTCCCTGccctgtttttaaaataactccCAGAAATGCAGCACCACCTGCGTTGCCCGGTGGTGGCTCGAAAGCTGCGGAGAACCTGTCTGCGGCGGAGAAACCGGGCTCCCAGGGACCATTTGGGCTTGTCCGCTCAGCCAGAGCCACCTGCGCCGGGTTTCTCTCCCCATCCGGCGCAAAAAAACGTACATAAAAGCCCcaaataacagcagcaaagcctttccCGGCTGCCGCAGAGGCTGAGCTGCCCCAAGCCTCTTATCTAAGTCTTTGCTTGAGCTCGCTGCTTTAGCCGGGAACTGGAGCGACCCTGATGCCACCCTCCCACGGGGTGTCAGCCGGGGTGTCCCTGCCGCGGGGGCACCCGGGGACGGCGGGGGCCGCGCCTGGTCCCAGCATCAATGATTCAGGAGCAGCCGAAGGGCCGGGTTGGGTTTCAGCCGGGGCCGGGAAGGCGGGAGCTGGGTTACCGGGTATCTCGGGTGTCTCACTGccttgggggaaggagggagggatggggaaaggcCGGAGATCCGCAGGGCTGAGCTCCGGGAGGGATGCGAGGATGAGCGGAAAAATAGGGAAACGTGGGTGATGGGTACCAAGTCCTACAGTCAgtcccctcctcccgctccccctccctcGTACGTCTTCCCCAAGCTCAGGGAGGTACTGGTTGCTGCCGAGGGTATCGCAGGCACCCAATAACCCAGCAAACCTTGTCACCGTCCCCCCGCTTAATTCCCGCGGGATCCCTAACGCAGCAGGGAGCCCCGtgacccggccccggccccgcagccttCGGTGCCCTGGGACTGATGCTCCGAAGCCACAACCATGGGGCAGAGCGGGAGCGACGGCGTTGGGCGATGGTGAGAGGAAAAGCTCCCCCCCAGGTGAGCGGGGCTGGGCCGTTGGGGCCGCGTGGTTTCGCAGCAGCGCCTGGAGGGGAGCATCGCCCGCGTGTGATGAGTCTGCTGGGCCTCAGCGGCTCTGACAGGCTTTACCTACTGCAAATTCCCCGCTGGTGACCAGTAAAGGGGAGCAAATGGGGCATGGAGGTTATGCTGGTGCCCCTTTTGTGGCCAGCCCCCCCCCCGACAGAATCGACGtggggacagagagggaaaagcagcTCCAAGCACACCATCggcagctcccggccccgctcacctgcCGCCAGCTGCATCCAGGCGCAGACTTTATAGACGGTGGCTGCGTTGCAGAAGAAGAAGAGGCTGAAGCAGAGGATGGAGCCAATGATGAGGAAGGTGGAGATGCCGACGAAGAACATGGCGGTCTTGAAGGCGCTGGAGGGGATGGTGCCGAAGTCGAGGGGGCTGCCCTTGCAGATGAGCTCGCCGGTGAGCGCGTTGCCGACGCAGTAGGAGAAGAGGCCGAAGTAGCCGGCCTGCGGCGTGTCGATGCTGTCGCCGATCCAGTAGGGCTGGATGAAGGTCACCACCATCAGGATGGAGAAGCAGAGGGTGAAGAGGGCCCAGAGCACCCCCATGGCCCGCGCGTTCCGCACGTAGTTGGTGTGATAGATCCGCGCCGCCTCCTGCGCCGGCAGCAGCTTGGGCATGGCGGGGACACCGgcaccgccaccgccaccgccaccgccaccgccaccgccgccgccggggcgcccggcgctgccccgccccaccggagagcggcggcggcggcgggaccgccccgggagcggcggcgccacacgtccccccccccccgcttccccgctGCCACCGAGCCCGGGGAGGAGCCGGGAGGAGgcggccagaccccacccccagcccgggggggagcgggaggaggcgcGGCCGGGGATGGGCTGCCGGGATGAGCCCCGTGTCCCCGGGATGGAACCCCGGGATGAGCCCCGTGTCCCCGGGATGGGACCCCGGGATGGGACCCCGGGATGAGCCCTGTGCTCCCGGGATGGGACCCCGGGATGGGACCCCGGGATGAGCCCCGTGTCCCCGGGATGCGTCCTGTGTCCCCAGGATGAGACGTCAGGATGAGCCCTGTGCTCCCGGGATGGGACCCCGGGATGAGCCCTGTGCACCAGGATGGGACCCTGGGATGAGCCCTGTGCTCCCGGGATGGGACCCCGGGATGGGACACCGGGATGAGCCCCGTGTCCCCGGGATGCGTCCTGTGTCCCCAGGATGAGACTTCAGGATGAGCCCTGTGCTCCCGGGATGGGACCCCGGGATGAGCCCTGTGCACCAGGATGGGACCCTGGGATGAGTCCTGTGTCCCCGGGATGAGACCCCGGGATGAGCCCCGTGTCCCCGGGATGACAGCCTGGGATGAGCCCCGTGTCCCCGGAATGGGACCCCGGGATGAGCTCTGTGGCCCCGGGATGGGACCCTGGGATGAGCTCTGTCGCCCCGGGATAAGCCCCGTGTCCCCAGGATGGGAACCCTGGATGCGCCCTGTGCTGCCGGGATGCGTCCTGTGTCCCCAGGATGAGACGTCAGGAtgagccccgtgtccccaggaTGGGACCCTGGGATGAGCTCTGTGCTCTGGGATGGGACCCCGGGATGAGCTCTGTGTCCCCGGGATAAATCCTGTGTCCCCGGGATGGGACCTCGGGATGAGCCCCTGGAATGTGCCCTGCATCCCTGGGATGCGCCCCTGGGATgtgccctgtgtccccaggaTATACCCCCGGGATGAGCCCCGTACCCCCGGGATCCATCCTGTGCCCCAAGGATGCATCCCTGGGACGAGCCCCATGCTCCCAGGATGAGCCCTCTGTCCCCAGGATGAGCCCTGTGTCCCCGGGATAACCCCCTGGGATGTGCC contains:
- the LHFPL5 gene encoding LHFPL tetraspan subfamily member 5 protein — its product is MPKLLPAQEAARIYHTNYVRNARAMGVLWALFTLCFSILMVVTFIQPYWIGDSIDTPQAGYFGLFSYCVGNALTGELICKGSPLDFGTIPSSAFKTAMFFVGISTFLIIGSILCFSLFFFCNAATVYKVCAWMQLAAATGLMIGCLIYPDGWDSREVKRMCGDKTDKYTLGACTVRWAYILCIIGILDALILSFLAFVLGNRQDNLLPSDFKVENKEEGND